GGCGGAACGGGGAGCAGTTCGAATTGATGCACGCTGGCGGCGCCCTGGCGGTTGGAGGTGCCGAGGCAGTCGGAGCCGGTGTCGCCGCCGCCGAGGATCACGACTTTCTTGCCCTGGGCGGTGATGGAGATCGAGGGGTCGATGGTGTCGCCGAAGTTGCGCTTGTTCTGTTGGGGCAGGAATTCCATCGCGTAGTGGATGCCCTTGAGATCGCGGCCGGGGATGGGCAGGTCGCGCGGCTTGGTCGCGCCCATCGTCAGGCAGATCGCGTCGAACTTCGTGCGCATCTCGTCGGCGTGGATATCGAAGCCTACTCGACAATTTGTCACGACTTCGACGCCCTCGGCCTGCATCTGCTCGACGCGGCGCTCTACGTAGTGTTTTTCGAGTTTGAAGTCGGGGATGCCGTACATCAGGAGGCCGCCGACGCGGTCGGAGCGCTCGTAAAGCGTGACGGCGTGGCCGGCGCGCGCGAGCTGCTGCGCGCAGGCGAGGCCCGCGGGGCCGGAGCCGACAACGGCGACGCGCTTGCCGGTCTTGCGCACGGGCGGCTGCGGCGCGACCCATCCTTCTTTCCAGGCATGATCGATGATGTTCTTTTCGATCAGCTTGATGGTGACGGGGTCGTTGTTGATGTTGAGGACGCAGGCTTCCTCGCATGGTGCGGGGCAGACGCGGCCGGTGAATTCGGGGAAGTTGTTGGTGGAGTGCAGGCGATCGATCGCATCGCGCCATCGGCCGCGATAGATGAGGTCGTTCCAATCGGGGATGATGTTCCCGAGCGGGCAGCCCTTGTGGCAGAACGGGATGCCGCAATCCATGCATCGCGCGCCCTGGGCCTGGAGGTTGGCTTCGGGCATCTTGAGATCGAACTCGCGCCAGTCCTTGAGGCGCTCGGCGACGGGGCGCCGGCTTGGCGTCTCGCGTTTGATCTCCATGAAGCCCGTGATTTTGCCCATTTAGGTTAGCTCTCTCTTTTTGATTGTCGCGAGACTCCGCTCACGCTCCGCCTCGCGAGCGCTGGCGCGCTGCGCGCGATGACGCGCGCCCCTTCGGGCTGCGGTTCGGAGGGTCAACACGCGTTGCAAACCTCTTGTGACTTCCTGTTTGTCGCGAGACTCCGCTTACGCTCCGCCTCGCGAGCGCTCGCGCGCTGCGCGCGATGACGCGCGCCCCTTCGGGCTGCGGTTCGGAGGGTCAACACGCGTTGCAAACCTCTTGTGACTTCCCGTTTGTCGCGAGACTCCGCTTACGCTCCGCCTCGCGAGCGCTGGCGCGCTGCGCGCGATGACGCGCGCCCCTTCGGGCTGCGGTTCGGAGGGTTAACACGCGCGGTGGTGCGATAGTTCGCGATGGTTCAAGCGAAAAACCGGGATTCCTCAATAAAAATTTTCGGAATGACACCATCGTGGCTCGGCTGAACTCCATCAGACCGCGGCGAGGCGGGCCATGTCGTTGTTGGCGCCCAGGTGTTGGCGTTCGAGGACGGCGCGGTATTCGGTTGGTAGTACCTTCACAAACTTTTTGGCTGAGCGGTCCCAGTCTTTCAGCAGGCGTTCGGCGACCGCGCTTCCGGTGTATTGCCTGTGGCGCTCGATCAGGGCGTGGAGTTGTTTGAGGTCGTCGGGGTCGTTGACCGCGCCTAGTTCTACCATGCCCATGTTGCAGCGTTGGGCGAAGGAGCCGTCTTCGTCGAGGACGTAGGCGATGCCGCCTGACATTCCTGCGGCGAAGTTGCGGCCGGTTTTGCCCAGCACTACTACGAGGCCGCGGGTCATGTATTCGCAGCCGTGGTCGCCCACGCCTTCCACGACCGCATGCGCGCCGCTGTTGCGGACTGCGAAGCGCTCGCCTGCGACGCCGCGGAAGAATGCTTCGCCGCCGGTTGCGCCGTAAAGCGCGACGTTGCCGATCAGGATGTTCTCTTCGGCTTTGAAAGTCGCGTCGGCTGGGGGGCGTACCGCCATAAAGCCGCCGGAGAGACCTTTGCCGCAGTAGTCGTTGGCGTCGCCTTCCAAATGAAGAGCGATGCCGGGGGCCAGCCATGCGCCGAAGCTTTGGCCGGCGGAGCCGCGGAGGTGGACCTTGATGGTGTTGGGCGGCAGGCCTTCCGCGCCATGATGGCGGGAGACTTCGGCAGAGAGCATCGTCCCTACGGTGCGGTTCACGTTGCGAATCGGCAGGTTGATTTCGACCGCCTTCTCGTGCGCGATGGCGTCTTTCGCCAGTTCGATTAACTGATTGTCGAGGGCGGCGTCGAGGCCGTGGTCCTGCGACTCGATGCAATGCAGCGGCTCGTCGGGGCCCACATCGGGTTTGTGCAGAATCTGGGTGAGGTCGACGTTGCGCGCCTTCCAATGCTGGATCGCTTCGTTCGCATCGAGGCATTCGACGTGCCCGACCATGTCAGCGAGGGTGCGAAAGCCGAGCGCGGCCATGTACTCGCGCAGCTCGTCCGCGATGAACATCATGAAGTTCACGACGTGCTCGGGCTTGCCCTCGAACTTCTTGCGCAGCTCGGGATCCTGGGTCGCGATTCCGACCGGGCAGGTGTTGAGATGGCACACGCGCATCATGATGCATCCCGAGGCGACCAGGGCGGCGCTGGCGAAGCCGAATTCCTCCGCGCCGAGGAGAGCGGCGATCGCGACGTCACGGCCGGTCTTCAACTGCCCGTCGGTTTCGACGTGGATGCGTCCGCGCAGCCCGTTGAGCACCAGGATCTGCTGGGTCTCGGCGAGGCCGAGTTCCCACGGGATGCCCGCGTGCTTGATCGATTGGATCGGCGATGCGCCGGTGCCGCCGTCGTAGCCGCTGATCAGGACGACATCGGCTTTCGCCTTGGCAACGCCCGCGGCGATGGTGCCGACGCCAACCTCGGCGACCAGCTTCACGCTGACGCGCGCGCGGTTGTTGGAGTTCTTGAGGTCGTGGATGAGCTGGGCGAGGTCCTCTATGGAATAGATATCGTGATGAGGCGGCGGCGAGATGAGCCCCACGCCCGGAGTCGAGTAGCGAATCTTGGCGATGAAGTCATCGACCTTGTGGCCGGGAAGCTGACCGCCCTCGCCCGGTTTGGCTCCCTGAGCCATTTTGATCTGCAGCTCGTCGGCATTGACGAGATAATGACTGGTCACGCCGAAGCGCGCGGAGGCGACCTGCTTGATCGCGCTGCGCCGCCAATCGCCATTGGGATCGCGGTTGAAGCGGGCGGG
This portion of the Candidatus Binataceae bacterium genome encodes:
- a CDS encoding glutamate synthase subunit beta, which produces MGKITGFMEIKRETPSRRPVAERLKDWREFDLKMPEANLQAQGARCMDCGIPFCHKGCPLGNIIPDWNDLIYRGRWRDAIDRLHSTNNFPEFTGRVCPAPCEEACVLNINNDPVTIKLIEKNIIDHAWKEGWVAPQPPVRKTGKRVAVVGSGPAGLACAQQLARAGHAVTLYERSDRVGGLLMYGIPDFKLEKHYVERRVEQMQAEGVEVVTNCRVGFDIHADEMRTKFDAICLTMGATKPRDLPIPGRDLKGIHYAMEFLPQQNKRNFGDTIDPSISITAQGKKVVILGGGDTGSDCLGTSNRQGAASVHQFELLPVPPESRTTEMPWPDWPMILRTSSSHEEGVIRDWSINTKRFLGENGTVKKLHGVKLNWKRDGARMVMEEIPGSDFELDCDLVLLALGFLGPEPEGIITELGLKLDPRSNIATDNYQSSDPKVFASGDARRGQSLVVWAIWEGRECARACDAYLMGETFLPASPEL
- a CDS encoding glutamate synthase-related protein codes for the protein WRRRGEYHMYNPNTIAKLQHSVRSGNYRLFKEYSKLVDEQSRSLSTLRSLLKFKHERPPVPIEEVEPAAEIVKRFKTGAMSFGSISKEAHENLAIAMNRIGGKSNTGEGGEDPARFNRDPNGDWRRSAIKQVASARFGVTSHYLVNADELQIKMAQGAKPGEGGQLPGHKVDDFIAKIRYSTPGVGLISPPPHHDIYSIEDLAQLIHDLKNSNNRARVSVKLVAEVGVGTIAAGVAKAKADVVLISGYDGGTGASPIQSIKHAGIPWELGLAETQQILVLNGLRGRIHVETDGQLKTGRDVAIAALLGAEEFGFASAALVASGCIMMRVCHLNTCPVGIATQDPELRKKFEGKPEHVVNFMMFIADELREYMAALGFRTLADMVGHVECLDANEAIQHWKARNVDLTQILHKPDVGPDEPLHCIESQDHGLDAALDNQLIELAKDAIAHEKAVEINLPIRNVNRTVGTMLSAEVSRHHGAEGLPPNTIKVHLRGSAGQSFGAWLAPGIALHLEGDANDYCGKGLSGGFMAVRPPADATFKAEENILIGNVALYGATGGEAFFRGVAGERFAVRNSGAHAVVEGVGDHGCEYMTRGLVVVLGKTGRNFAAGMSGGIAYVLDEDGSFAQRCNMGMVELGAVNDPDDLKQLHALIERHRQYTGSAVAERLLKDWDRSAKKFVKVLPTEYRAVLERQHLGANNDMARLAAV